A window of Synechococcus sp. MEDNS5 contains these coding sequences:
- the bchI gene encoding magnesium chelatase ATPase subunit I, with translation MSAPRKRRVFPFTAVIGQEEMKLALLLNVIDPRIGGVMIMGDRGTGKSTTIRALADLLPGIEVVAGDPYNSSPSDPDLQSSDVRQRLDHGETLTTEERQVPMVDLPLGATEDRLCGTIDIEKALSEGVRAFEPGLLAKANRGLLYVDEVNLLDDHLVDVLLDSAASGWNTVEREGVSVRHPARFVLIGSGNPEEGELRPQLLDRFGMSVEVRTVRDPELRVQVVDQRTAFDTDPDGFSNAVEEGQKALQQRVVEAQQRLDQVEIDDDLRLRISAVCGELDVDGLRGDIVTNRAARALAAFEGRTEVSEDDVARVASCCLRHRLRKDPLEQIDSGDRVVKVFCKVFERSESGDRTEFELALAA, from the coding sequence CGTGATGATCATGGGTGACCGTGGCACTGGGAAATCCACCACGATCCGTGCACTGGCTGATCTTCTGCCGGGAATCGAAGTGGTCGCCGGCGATCCCTACAACAGCTCTCCAAGCGATCCCGATCTTCAGAGCAGTGATGTGCGCCAGCGCCTGGACCATGGCGAGACTCTCACCACTGAGGAGCGTCAGGTGCCCATGGTGGATCTCCCTCTGGGTGCCACCGAAGACCGACTCTGCGGCACGATCGACATCGAGAAAGCCCTCAGTGAAGGGGTTCGCGCTTTTGAGCCTGGCCTGCTGGCCAAAGCCAACCGAGGGCTTCTGTATGTGGATGAGGTGAATCTCCTCGATGATCACCTGGTGGACGTGCTGCTGGATTCAGCAGCCTCGGGCTGGAACACCGTGGAACGGGAAGGGGTGTCAGTGCGTCACCCAGCGCGCTTCGTTCTGATCGGATCCGGCAACCCTGAAGAAGGCGAACTGCGTCCGCAGCTGCTCGACCGATTCGGCATGAGCGTGGAGGTACGCACCGTTCGCGACCCCGAGCTGCGTGTTCAGGTGGTGGACCAACGGACAGCCTTCGACACGGATCCAGACGGGTTTTCCAACGCCGTGGAAGAAGGGCAGAAAGCTCTGCAGCAGCGTGTTGTTGAGGCGCAGCAGCGCCTGGATCAGGTCGAGATCGACGATGACCTGCGTCTGCGCATCTCCGCCGTGTGTGGTGAGCTGGATGTGGACGGACTGCGCGGAGACATCGTGACCAACCGAGCGGCCCGGGCTCTCGCAGCCTTTGAGGGTCGTACGGAAGTCAGCGAAGACGACGTGGCCCGCGTGGCGTCCTGCTGTTTGCGTCACCGTCTGCGCAAGGATCCTCTCGAGCAGATCGATTCCGGCGATCGGGTGGTGAAGGTGTTCTGCAAGGTGTTTGAACGCAGCGAAAGCGGCGATCGCACCGAGTTCGAACTGGCTCTGGCGGCCTGA
- the ruvC gene encoding crossover junction endodeoxyribonuclease RuvC, translated as MRILGIDPGLARVGYGVIETAGGEQTMLDCGIIRTDSGRPEGERMVEIARDLRQLIRAWKPELAAVEKFFFYRSSNTIAVVQARGVVIMTLTRFGLPIVEFPPMQIKQALTGHGHADKDEVLEAVMRELSLETPPRPDDAADALAVALTGWFQR; from the coding sequence GTGCGCATTCTCGGCATCGACCCCGGCCTCGCTCGGGTGGGCTACGGCGTGATCGAGACCGCAGGTGGGGAGCAGACCATGCTCGACTGCGGAATCATCCGAACCGATTCAGGGCGTCCGGAGGGCGAACGCATGGTGGAGATCGCCCGGGATCTGCGCCAGCTCATCCGAGCCTGGAAACCGGAGCTCGCGGCCGTCGAGAAATTCTTCTTCTACCGCTCAAGCAACACGATCGCTGTTGTTCAGGCCCGCGGTGTGGTGATCATGACCCTGACCCGATTCGGACTGCCGATCGTGGAATTTCCGCCGATGCAGATCAAACAAGCCCTCACAGGCCATGGGCATGCGGACAAGGATGAAGTGCTCGAGGCGGTGATGCGCGAGCTGTCGCTGGAGACCCCACCAAGACCCGATGATGCCGCTGACGCCCTTGCTGTCGCCCTGACGGGTTGGTTTCAACGCTGA
- a CDS encoding 5-formyltetrahydrofolate cyclo-ligase: protein MNTSKRELRRTYRQRRSQALSNHHNLQTVIAQQVLNEIRERHAQRPFRGHLGLYWPLPGEVDLTVLQPRLEDELTLKLALPAADGQGHLSYHLWGPEPLVADGCGIPAPLNHPPLTPDQLDLLLVPALAVDRDGIRLGYGGGYYDRLRAQPLWCEVPALVVLPGACISQEALPRDPWDRPFDGWASERGVCRVEGRDPKASR from the coding sequence ATGAACACCAGCAAACGGGAGCTGCGCCGCACGTACCGACAGCGACGGTCGCAGGCTCTGAGCAATCACCACAATCTGCAGACCGTGATCGCCCAACAGGTTCTCAACGAGATCCGCGAGCGGCATGCTCAGCGCCCATTCCGAGGACATCTCGGTCTGTACTGGCCCCTCCCCGGGGAAGTGGACCTCACGGTGCTGCAGCCCCGCCTTGAAGACGAGCTGACGTTGAAGCTGGCCCTGCCGGCCGCCGATGGCCAGGGTCATCTCAGCTATCACCTCTGGGGCCCTGAACCCTTAGTCGCTGACGGATGCGGCATTCCTGCCCCTCTCAACCACCCCCCCCTCACGCCTGATCAGCTCGATCTGCTGCTGGTTCCAGCCCTAGCCGTTGACCGAGACGGCATTCGCCTCGGCTACGGCGGGGGCTACTACGACCGCCTCAGGGCCCAGCCACTCTGGTGCGAGGTGCCGGCCTTGGTGGTGCTTCCAGGAGCCTGCATCAGCCAAGAGGCTTTGCCCCGCGATCCCTGGGATCGCCCCTTCGATGGATGGGCGAGTGAACGGGGCGTTTGTAGGGTCGAAGGGAGAGATCCCAAGGCAAGCCGGTGA
- a CDS encoding SufE family protein — protein MADQGNASTRYGSAALDQLTERLSGTPDSRKRYEYVLWLAKKLPAMPAELQTEERKVKGCVSQVFIASDLVDGRLRWQGDSDALITKGLLALLIKGLTDLTPAEVMAVDPGVIAATGLQASLTPSRANGFLNILRTMQAQAEALTSESGSTAA, from the coding sequence ATGGCAGACCAAGGCAACGCGTCGACCCGCTATGGCAGCGCAGCCCTGGATCAGCTCACCGAGCGCCTAAGTGGCACGCCAGACTCACGCAAGCGTTACGAATACGTGCTTTGGTTGGCCAAAAAACTACCGGCGATGCCCGCCGAACTTCAGACCGAGGAGCGCAAAGTGAAGGGATGTGTGTCCCAGGTGTTCATCGCCTCCGACCTGGTCGATGGACGCCTGCGCTGGCAGGGTGATTCGGATGCCCTGATCACCAAGGGACTTCTTGCGCTTCTGATCAAGGGCTTGACGGATCTCACCCCAGCGGAGGTGATGGCCGTGGACCCGGGCGTGATCGCCGCCACCGGACTGCAGGCCAGCCTGACGCCATCACGCGCCAACGGTTTTCTGAACATCCTGCGCACCATGCAAGCTCAGGCCGAAGCCCTGACGAGCGAATCAGGGTCGACCGCTGCCTAA
- a CDS encoding homoserine dehydrogenase, which yields MATRIGIGLLGLGTVGAGVASILTSPEGRHPLIAELDLVRVAVRDLNRSRPVAIPQERLTTDPEAVVDDPGVQVVVEVMGGIEPARTLIMRAIAAGKSVVTANKAVIARHGEEIAAAAAAAGVYVLIEAAVGGGIPIIEPLKQSLGSNRINRVSGIINGTTNYILSRMADEGADYFAVLKDAQDLGYAEADPAADVEGHDAADKIAILSSLAFGGPIDRDAIPTSGISNLQSKDVDYATQLGYGVKLLAIAERIETTSEASPALPLAVRVQPTLVPKDHPLAGVHGVNNAILVEGDPVGRVMFYGPGAGSGPTASAVMADILNIAGIRQLNAAPGGLDPLLAASSWRACRLVQGGEIRQRNYVRFNTDDAPGVIGRIGSCFGDQEVSIQSIVQFDACDEGAEIVVITHEVSSGAMQKALSAITALPEVRLLASHLGCL from the coding sequence ATGGCGACAAGGATCGGCATTGGCCTGCTCGGCCTCGGAACCGTCGGAGCCGGTGTAGCCAGCATTCTCACGAGTCCTGAAGGCCGCCACCCACTCATCGCCGAGCTGGACCTGGTTCGGGTCGCCGTGCGCGATCTCAATCGTTCCCGTCCGGTCGCCATCCCTCAAGAGAGGCTGACCACCGATCCTGAGGCCGTGGTGGACGATCCCGGGGTTCAGGTGGTGGTGGAGGTGATGGGCGGGATTGAGCCAGCCCGCACCCTGATCATGCGCGCGATCGCTGCGGGCAAGTCGGTGGTCACCGCGAATAAAGCCGTGATCGCCCGCCATGGCGAGGAGATCGCTGCCGCCGCTGCTGCCGCAGGTGTGTATGTGCTGATCGAAGCCGCTGTTGGCGGTGGCATCCCGATCATCGAACCGCTTAAGCAGTCCCTCGGCAGCAACAGGATCAACCGGGTGAGCGGGATCATCAACGGCACGACCAATTACATCCTCAGCCGCATGGCTGATGAGGGGGCTGATTACTTCGCCGTTCTCAAGGACGCTCAGGATCTCGGCTACGCCGAAGCCGATCCCGCCGCAGACGTCGAAGGCCACGATGCCGCAGACAAGATTGCCATTCTCTCGAGCCTCGCCTTCGGTGGACCGATCGATCGCGACGCCATACCAACCAGCGGGATCAGCAACCTGCAGAGCAAGGATGTGGACTACGCCACGCAGCTCGGATACGGCGTCAAGCTGCTTGCGATTGCTGAGCGGATTGAAACTACCAGCGAGGCTTCACCGGCGCTGCCCCTCGCCGTACGCGTGCAACCCACTCTGGTTCCGAAAGACCATCCCCTAGCCGGGGTTCATGGGGTCAACAACGCCATTCTCGTCGAGGGAGACCCGGTGGGTCGGGTGATGTTCTACGGACCGGGCGCCGGATCAGGGCCAACCGCCTCGGCGGTGATGGCCGACATCCTCAACATCGCTGGAATCCGCCAGCTCAATGCCGCGCCTGGCGGCCTCGACCCGCTTCTGGCGGCAAGCAGCTGGCGCGCATGCCGCCTGGTGCAGGGAGGGGAGATCCGTCAGCGAAATTATGTGCGTTTCAACACGGATGACGCCCCCGGGGTGATCGGCCGAATCGGCAGTTGCTTTGGAGACCAAGAGGTCTCCATCCAGTCGATCGTGCAGTTCGACGCCTGCGACGAAGGCGCTGAGATCGTTGTGATCACTCATGAAGTGAGCAGCGGTGCAATGCAGAAAGCCTTGAGCGCGATCACGGCCCTACCGGAAGTTCGCCTTCTCGCATCCCACCTGGGTTGCCTCTGA
- a CDS encoding ABC transporter substrate-binding protein, producing MSESSTTGRGQAASPWIRGSLTLIGTLALCFGQTACQPSRTSDRLIVASAGRISALDPARASTFGALQLLSAIGDTLYKRSANGDLQPSLASALPEISADGRTITIPLREDVFFHDGTRFDAEAMAFSLRRFLRIGRLNYIVGGRITTVETPKPFLLRLQLSRPSTSLVNLLTSTNLTPVSPTAYRDYENRALNDRFVGTGPYRLTYFRAVEQRLEPFDQYWGEPPRNAGLDMIYLSNSTALFGAMGSGEVDVLLSDAIDEDQRLALNRLADKGTLREGKGPALVIGYITLLSNAPPFKDPRVRRAMALSLDRDLISRRVSHGLRPPLRSLVPPGLVGGEGDPWPSLNIAKARTLLQNAGYCNGRVLTVPFTYRSNVPADRLMALIWQAQLQRDLPDCLTLDLNGVESTTVYRQLGDGTFAAVMLDWRGPYPDPEAYLSPLLSCKVSNGSTCERGEAAKSGSFWTAPGLDQALQRSDRSLGRKRLEELEAIETMAAQGAAYIPVWLVTARAWSQASLATPEFDGNGQVKLAQLEEVRR from the coding sequence GTGAGCGAATCCAGCACGACAGGCCGCGGCCAAGCCGCGTCTCCTTGGATCAGGGGTTCCCTGACCCTCATTGGGACCCTGGCGCTCTGTTTCGGCCAGACGGCCTGTCAGCCCAGCCGCACCAGCGACCGCCTCATCGTGGCCAGCGCGGGGCGAATCAGTGCACTCGATCCGGCCCGTGCGAGCACCTTCGGAGCTCTGCAGCTGCTGAGTGCTATCGGAGACACGCTCTACAAGCGCTCAGCCAACGGTGATCTGCAACCGTCCCTGGCCTCCGCCCTGCCTGAGATCAGCGCCGACGGACGCACCATCACGATTCCGCTTCGTGAGGATGTCTTCTTCCACGACGGCACACGCTTCGACGCTGAAGCGATGGCCTTCAGCCTGCGCCGGTTTCTACGCATCGGACGTCTGAATTACATCGTGGGCGGACGCATCACCACGGTGGAGACCCCGAAGCCATTCCTGCTGCGCCTTCAGCTCAGCCGCCCGTCCACCTCCCTGGTGAACCTGCTCACCTCCACGAATCTCACGCCGGTGTCCCCCACCGCCTACCGGGATTACGAAAATCGTGCACTCAACGACCGCTTTGTCGGCACGGGGCCGTACCGCCTGACCTATTTCAGAGCGGTTGAGCAGCGCCTTGAGCCCTTCGACCAGTACTGGGGAGAGCCACCGCGCAATGCGGGGTTGGACATGATCTATCTCAGCAATTCCACGGCACTCTTCGGCGCCATGGGCAGCGGCGAGGTCGATGTGCTTCTCTCCGATGCCATCGACGAAGATCAGCGCCTGGCCTTGAATCGCCTGGCCGACAAGGGGACGCTGCGAGAAGGCAAAGGTCCGGCCCTGGTGATCGGATACATCACCCTGCTGAGCAACGCCCCGCCGTTCAAGGACCCTCGAGTGCGCAGGGCCATGGCCCTCAGCCTCGACCGAGACCTCATCAGCCGCAGGGTCAGCCACGGCCTGCGACCACCCTTGCGCTCGCTCGTTCCGCCCGGTCTGGTGGGGGGAGAGGGTGATCCTTGGCCCAGCCTCAACATCGCCAAGGCAAGAACATTGCTGCAGAACGCCGGATACTGCAATGGAAGGGTGCTCACTGTGCCCTTCACCTATCGCTCCAATGTGCCGGCGGACCGCCTGATGGCCTTGATCTGGCAAGCGCAGCTGCAGCGAGACCTTCCCGACTGCCTGACTCTCGACCTCAACGGCGTGGAATCAACCACCGTGTATCGCCAGCTGGGCGATGGAACCTTTGCAGCTGTGATGCTCGACTGGCGCGGGCCTTATCCGGATCCCGAGGCCTATCTTTCGCCGCTGCTGAGCTGCAAAGTCTCCAACGGTTCCACCTGCGAACGCGGTGAAGCGGCGAAGAGCGGCAGTTTCTGGACAGCACCTGGTCTCGATCAAGCCTTGCAGCGGTCCGATCGCAGCCTCGGCCGCAAGCGTCTGGAGGAGCTCGAAGCCATCGAAACGATGGCCGCCCAGGGAGCGGCCTACATCCCCGTTTGGCTGGTCACAGCCCGGGCCTGGAGCCAGGCCAGCCTCGCCACGCCGGAATTCGACGGCAACGGTCAGGTCAAGCTGGCCCAACTCGAGGAGGTGCGCCGATGA
- a CDS encoding ABC transporter permease: MSRGRELLRYVSTRLALAPVMLWLISTLVFLLLRVAPGDPVDAVLGSRAPEDVKAELRAQLGLDQSLGKQYLDFLWDLVHGDLGLSLIDEKPVTEIIGQALPASLELSVTALVVAAVVGLAVGFTAIARSEGRLDLAGRFYGIGTYALPPFWVAMLAQLLFAVMLGWLPVGGRFPPGMVSPEGSGFLIADSLLSGDWRALQGSLRHLVLPACTLGLLLSGVFTNALRLNLNRSLRSDYVEAARSRGLNETQVVLRHALPNALLPVLTIAGITVASLIGGALLIEVTFSWPGIALRLQQSINQRDYPVVQGIVVVVASLVVLISVAVDLLVALLDPRVKY; this comes from the coding sequence ATGAGTCGCGGACGCGAACTGCTGCGTTACGTCAGCACGCGCCTGGCTCTGGCGCCGGTGATGCTCTGGCTGATCTCCACCCTCGTGTTTTTGCTTCTGAGGGTCGCTCCTGGCGATCCTGTGGATGCGGTACTGGGAAGCCGTGCACCTGAGGACGTCAAGGCAGAACTGCGCGCCCAACTCGGCCTCGATCAATCCCTGGGAAAGCAGTACCTCGATTTCCTCTGGGATCTTGTGCATGGCGATCTAGGCCTCTCGCTGATCGATGAAAAGCCCGTCACCGAAATCATCGGCCAGGCCCTCCCCGCCAGCTTGGAGCTCAGTGTCACCGCCCTAGTGGTGGCTGCAGTGGTTGGACTCGCTGTGGGATTCACCGCCATCGCCCGCTCGGAAGGACGTCTGGATCTTGCCGGCCGTTTTTACGGGATCGGCACCTACGCCCTGCCGCCATTCTGGGTGGCGATGCTGGCCCAGCTTCTCTTCGCCGTGATGCTCGGCTGGTTGCCGGTGGGGGGTCGTTTCCCCCCGGGGATGGTTTCCCCGGAAGGAAGCGGCTTTCTGATTGCCGACAGCCTGCTCAGCGGTGATTGGCGAGCTCTGCAGGGAAGCCTGCGCCACCTTGTGCTCCCCGCCTGCACCCTGGGGCTGCTTTTGAGCGGAGTGTTCACCAATGCCCTGCGCCTAAATCTCAATCGCAGCCTGCGTTCCGATTACGTGGAAGCGGCACGCAGCCGGGGACTGAACGAGACGCAGGTGGTGCTTCGGCACGCGCTGCCCAATGCCCTTCTCCCAGTGCTCACCATCGCTGGCATCACCGTGGCGTCGTTGATCGGTGGTGCGCTGCTGATCGAAGTGACCTTCTCCTGGCCCGGGATCGCCTTACGGCTGCAGCAAAGCATCAACCAACGCGACTACCCCGTTGTGCAGGGAATCGTGGTGGTGGTCGCCTCCCTGGTGGTGTTAATCAGCGTGGCGGTGGATCTGCTTGTGGCCCTGCTGGACCCTCGGGTGAAGTACTGA
- a CDS encoding alpha/beta hydrolase — protein sequence MVSSLLLWATSPRPAQAAGELEVRLDGMALPISIDDLSAWVRSGGARSSELGVWFNLLEEQSRTGVVDLLQAPLINDSSMTRQILNSWAGRQLLDQLGDLVQVDDETTGLTVQTTLEQLLEQRPEVTTLELLEALPARTVRLDLDALLEVAASWRLQLERQQLLVERLGRQPVSRQRLEQASESAASADGALERLALPVPHRERALQLQLWLPEASIETERRSWLVLMPGLGGSPDHFGWLGRALSRNGWPVVVLEHPGSDAVAVQALLEGRRPPPGAEVLPERLRDLQEVLSAQERGELPLSGDQLVLVGHSLGALTALLASGAQPEPGLGRRCRKVMDDLPLSNLSRLLQCQIQDVALPASTPPASLAGVVGLNSFGSLLWPRRVPVASDVPVLLSGGSLDLITPPISEQLGLLRALPSNPGTRAVLVEGASHFSPVRVEGQSGGQGEDLFQLGEEFVGVQPLQVQALLEREILRFLEILESGRRGETAGGDAEHVQVGSLRLYRLNQAGAARLLD from the coding sequence ATGGTAAGCAGTCTGCTGCTCTGGGCTACCTCTCCGCGACCAGCGCAGGCAGCCGGTGAGCTGGAGGTTCGTCTGGATGGCATGGCATTGCCGATTTCCATCGACGATCTGAGTGCCTGGGTCCGCAGTGGTGGGGCGCGTTCTTCTGAGTTGGGCGTTTGGTTCAACCTGCTTGAGGAACAAAGCAGGACAGGGGTGGTTGATCTGCTGCAGGCGCCCCTGATCAACGACAGCAGCATGACGCGCCAGATCCTCAACAGCTGGGCAGGGCGGCAGTTGTTGGATCAGTTGGGTGATCTGGTGCAGGTGGATGACGAAACAACAGGTCTGACGGTTCAGACCACCCTTGAGCAACTTCTGGAGCAGCGCCCGGAGGTGACCACGCTTGAGTTGCTGGAGGCTCTCCCGGCCAGGACGGTCCGTCTCGATCTCGATGCACTGCTGGAGGTGGCGGCCAGTTGGCGCCTGCAGCTCGAACGTCAGCAGCTGTTGGTGGAGCGTCTGGGACGCCAGCCTGTGTCCCGGCAACGCTTGGAACAAGCCAGTGAATCGGCAGCGTCCGCCGATGGGGCGCTCGAACGCTTGGCTTTGCCGGTGCCCCATCGCGAGCGTGCTCTTCAGCTGCAGCTGTGGCTGCCCGAGGCATCGATTGAAACTGAACGCCGCTCTTGGCTGGTGCTGATGCCGGGATTGGGCGGAAGCCCTGATCACTTCGGCTGGTTAGGGCGTGCTCTCAGCCGCAACGGCTGGCCTGTGGTGGTGTTGGAGCACCCAGGAAGTGATGCGGTCGCAGTGCAGGCCCTCTTGGAGGGGCGGCGTCCGCCGCCGGGCGCCGAAGTGCTTCCGGAACGTCTGCGTGATCTGCAGGAAGTGCTCTCTGCTCAGGAGAGGGGAGAGCTGCCGCTTTCGGGGGATCAACTGGTGCTTGTGGGGCACTCCCTCGGTGCTCTGACGGCTCTGCTTGCCAGTGGAGCCCAGCCGGAGCCGGGACTGGGACGACGCTGCAGGAAGGTGATGGATGACTTGCCGCTCAGCAATCTCTCCCGCCTGTTGCAATGCCAGATCCAGGATGTGGCGCTGCCAGCCTCGACTCCGCCAGCTTCATTGGCGGGTGTGGTGGGTCTCAATAGCTTCGGCAGCCTGCTCTGGCCGCGGCGCGTGCCTGTTGCCAGCGATGTTCCCGTGTTGCTCAGCGGTGGATCTTTGGATTTGATCACACCGCCGATCAGCGAACAGCTGGGTCTCCTGCGGGCGTTGCCGTCCAATCCGGGCACGCGCGCTGTGCTGGTGGAGGGCGCCAGTCATTTTTCGCCGGTGCGTGTCGAGGGGCAAAGCGGTGGCCAGGGGGAGGATCTTTTCCAGCTCGGGGAGGAGTTCGTCGGCGTGCAGCCGCTTCAGGTTCAGGCTCTCCTGGAACGAGAAATCCTGCGCTTTCTTGAAATCTTGGAAAGCGGTCGCCGGGGTGAGACCGCAGGGGGAGACGCGGAACATGTCCAGGTGGGTTCCTTGCGTCTCTATCGGTTGAATCAGGCGGGAGCAGCGCGTCTGCTTGATTGA
- a CDS encoding MFS transporter: protein MTPMVFHQVSFTASQVGQGLAASALIGTAARLMSGVLLDRGLSCSWPVRAAAVLAFLADLVLFQAQGFNGYLAGQLLIGVAAGLYFPAIELAVPLSCTGFNSSRGYALARSADALGVAVGALIGAVVTALGLIRAVYLVEAAAVILMLVVLSLRPLPDGRAALLHPAADDPINKDAASEGWHWLPPLAPVLAVSIVATGIIALMQSALPLDLVRGGMARAPLSEAWSGSLIALQLTLLVTLQWPVGNWVARRSLRFGLGMGLGGFVLGCLLLAASALWSGGIALIALAMLPIAFGEAAFLPTAAEAMVEETPLQHRGLAMALFSQCFAISATGAPLMAGFLLDQQGHGLLLWILMASVCLLMVPLLKAVRPRYTPGLSAIPLEKSNDVSSPRTASLR, encoded by the coding sequence ATGACCCCGATGGTGTTCCATCAGGTGAGCTTCACCGCCAGTCAAGTCGGCCAGGGACTCGCGGCTTCGGCACTGATCGGCACAGCAGCACGGTTGATGAGTGGCGTGCTGCTCGATCGGGGCCTGTCCTGCTCCTGGCCTGTGCGAGCAGCAGCCGTGCTGGCTTTTCTCGCTGATCTGGTGCTGTTTCAGGCCCAGGGGTTCAACGGATACCTCGCCGGCCAGTTGCTGATCGGTGTTGCGGCTGGGTTGTATTTCCCAGCGATTGAACTGGCCGTTCCCCTGAGCTGCACTGGATTCAACTCCAGCCGTGGGTATGCCCTCGCGCGCAGTGCCGACGCCCTCGGCGTCGCCGTTGGAGCCCTGATCGGTGCGGTGGTGACCGCCTTGGGGCTGATCCGGGCGGTGTATCTGGTGGAGGCGGCAGCGGTGATCCTGATGCTGGTGGTGCTCAGCCTGCGCCCCCTTCCGGATGGCCGTGCCGCCTTGTTGCATCCCGCCGCTGACGACCCAATCAACAAGGATGCGGCTTCAGAAGGCTGGCACTGGTTGCCCCCTCTGGCGCCGGTACTGGCGGTGAGCATTGTGGCCACCGGAATCATCGCGCTCATGCAGAGCGCCCTTCCCCTTGATCTGGTGCGCGGCGGCATGGCCAGAGCACCCCTGAGTGAAGCCTGGAGCGGCTCACTGATCGCCCTGCAGCTGACACTGCTGGTGACGCTGCAATGGCCCGTTGGCAACTGGGTGGCCCGTCGCAGCCTGCGCTTTGGCCTGGGGATGGGGCTCGGAGGGTTTGTGTTGGGGTGCCTTTTGTTGGCCGCCTCCGCGCTCTGGAGTGGTGGAATCGCGCTGATTGCGCTGGCCATGCTGCCGATTGCCTTCGGCGAAGCCGCCTTCCTTCCCACCGCCGCTGAAGCGATGGTGGAGGAAACGCCCCTTCAACATCGCGGGCTGGCGATGGCGCTGTTCTCCCAGTGTTTTGCCATCAGCGCCACTGGAGCTCCTCTGATGGCGGGATTCCTGCTCGATCAGCAGGGCCATGGCCTGCTGCTCTGGATCCTGATGGCTTCGGTGTGCCTTCTGATGGTGCCGCTGCTCAAAGCGGTAAGGCCCCGCTATACACCAGGGTTGAGTGCCATCCCCCTGGAGAAGTCCAACGATGTCTCGAGCCCGAGAACTGCTTCGCTCCGTTAG
- a CDS encoding Coq4 family protein — protein sequence MSRARELLRSVRNLSIIREMAVSEGGLQSVGDLVDNFIDSEAMVVCLERFKALPGGAEMIEQRYPPFQPDLAALEALPEGSLGRAYAGMIGKLNYDPDFFRPRDTSSEALWLTQRIATTHDLHHVIGGFNTQSAGESGVLAITATQIGFPAYVLINTLASFRAFRFAPAELAGVSRSIAFGNRIGLEAKPLVLQRWEEAWDKPLRQWRQELGVHSAEGEAFGAVY from the coding sequence ATGTCTCGAGCCCGAGAACTGCTTCGCTCCGTTAGGAATCTCTCGATCATCCGGGAGATGGCCGTCAGCGAAGGTGGCCTGCAGAGCGTCGGTGATTTGGTCGACAACTTCATTGACAGCGAGGCGATGGTCGTCTGCCTGGAGCGCTTCAAGGCCTTGCCGGGAGGTGCGGAGATGATCGAGCAACGCTATCCACCCTTCCAGCCAGATCTTGCTGCGCTGGAGGCGCTTCCGGAGGGGAGCCTGGGCCGGGCCTACGCGGGCATGATCGGCAAGCTCAACTACGACCCAGACTTTTTCCGCCCTCGGGATACCAGCAGTGAGGCGCTCTGGCTCACCCAACGGATCGCCACCACCCACGACCTCCATCACGTGATCGGCGGGTTCAACACCCAAAGCGCTGGTGAGTCGGGCGTGTTGGCGATCACAGCGACACAGATCGGCTTTCCCGCCTACGTGCTCATTAATACCCTGGCGTCCTTCCGCGCCTTCCGCTTCGCCCCGGCAGAGCTGGCCGGCGTGAGCCGGAGCATTGCCTTCGGCAACCGCATCGGATTGGAGGCGAAGCCCCTGGTGCTGCAGCGCTGGGAAGAGGCCTGGGACAAGCCCCTTCGCCAGTGGCGGCAGGAACTTGGTGTTCACAGCGCGGAAGGCGAAGCCTTCGGGGCGGTGTATTAG
- a CDS encoding SemiSWEET family sugar transporter translates to MDVDAIGYTAAALTTISFFPQAIKTLRMDDTRSISLSMYGLFTTGVAIWGVFGCLTGNGPLIVANGLTFIPAAFVLQKKIRHRLLRGER, encoded by the coding sequence ATGGACGTGGATGCGATCGGTTACACCGCTGCAGCCCTCACCACCATCAGTTTCTTCCCGCAGGCGATCAAAACCCTGCGAATGGATGACACGCGATCCATTTCGCTTTCGATGTATGGCTTGTTCACTACCGGGGTGGCGATCTGGGGGGTGTTCGGCTGTCTCACGGGGAATGGTCCTTTGATCGTGGCCAATGGCCTCACCTTCATTCCGGCGGCTTTCGTGCTTCAGAAGAAGATCCGCCATCGCCTCCTGCGCGGCGAGCGCTAA